Proteins found in one Acinetobacter sp. XH1741 genomic segment:
- a CDS encoding glycosyltransferase, producing MAPIDILFLFGFLGIWIPQAFWAWLSYQAWKYSKTAEKELQNLPIPEKWPILSVLIPAYNEGVVIEDTLHAIAQQDYPAESYEVLLINDGSKDNTLEIAESLAKIYPCIKIVNVPKGMGGKGKSRTLNNGLPHAKGELIVVYDADSTPEPDCVRLLAQTLLADKKLVAVNGKVRTRNWRDSILTRFIAIEFIFFQWIFQGGRWQRFELSTLMGTNYVIWRDALETLGGFDEKSLVDDTEMSFRIFIGQKRIKWVPYAIGWQQDPPSLSVFIKQRSRWTQGNFYVTRKYLPVALRTPFPIGIEILNNIMCYILFVPALLWSHITLTLGLLGIAGISVPGPFTLLWGLSFCLYVAQMWFTLSLEKVKPELYFYSVLSYVSYSQIFLFIVFKAAFDMLKNKIQGNSLQWYKTERSKEKK from the coding sequence ATGGCTCCAATTGATATTCTATTTTTATTTGGTTTTTTAGGAATCTGGATTCCACAGGCATTTTGGGCATGGCTAAGCTATCAGGCATGGAAATATTCAAAAACAGCGGAAAAAGAACTACAAAACCTACCCATTCCAGAGAAATGGCCGATCTTAAGCGTTTTAATACCTGCCTATAACGAAGGTGTGGTGATTGAGGATACTTTGCATGCCATTGCTCAGCAGGACTATCCAGCTGAGTCTTATGAAGTGTTGCTCATAAATGATGGTTCAAAAGATAACACTCTTGAAATTGCTGAAAGTCTCGCAAAAATTTATCCATGCATAAAAATTGTCAACGTACCCAAAGGCATGGGAGGCAAAGGAAAATCGAGAACACTCAATAATGGCCTTCCCCATGCCAAAGGTGAGCTCATTGTTGTTTATGATGCCGATAGTACGCCTGAACCTGATTGTGTTCGATTACTCGCGCAAACCTTACTGGCAGATAAAAAGTTAGTCGCTGTAAATGGTAAGGTCAGAACCCGTAACTGGCGAGACAGTATTTTGACCCGCTTCATTGCTATTGAGTTCATCTTTTTCCAATGGATTTTCCAAGGTGGACGCTGGCAACGTTTTGAACTATCAACCTTAATGGGTACTAACTATGTCATTTGGCGAGATGCTTTAGAGACATTGGGCGGTTTTGATGAAAAATCGTTGGTTGATGATACAGAAATGAGTTTCCGAATTTTCATCGGTCAAAAAAGAATTAAATGGGTTCCTTATGCTATTGGCTGGCAGCAAGATCCGCCTTCATTAAGTGTATTTATTAAACAGCGCTCACGTTGGACACAAGGTAATTTTTACGTAACCCGTAAATATTTACCAGTCGCACTTAGAACCCCATTCCCGATCGGAATTGAAATTCTAAATAACATTATGTGCTATATCCTTTTCGTACCAGCTTTGCTGTGGAGTCATATTACCTTAACACTGGGCTTACTTGGCATTGCAGGTATTTCAGTTCCCGGTCCTTTTACACTTCTATGGGGCCTCTCATTTTGCCTGTATGTAGCACAAATGTGGTTTACGCTTTCTTTAGAAAAAGTTAAACCAGAACTGTATTTTTATTCTGTCTTATCTTACGTAAGTTATTCACAAATTTTCTTATTTATTGTTTTTAAAGCCGCATTTGACATGCTTAAAAATAAAATACAGGGCAACTCCCTTCAATGGTACAAAACGGAACGTAGCAAGGAGAAAAAATAA
- the wecB gene encoding non-hydrolyzing UDP-N-acetylglucosamine 2-epimerase: MKKIFISIVFGTRPELIKLAPVILLAKQDSRFQVEVIFTGQHDELVRDAIDFFGVEIDHRLKIMNAGQSLNQLLIHGLTQLEKVYTDGQKRDAVVIQGDTTTVLAAGLVAFSMRIPVAHVEAGLRSYDLDHPFPEEGNRQLVSRITKWHFAPTEQSKRNLLNEQIQPSLITVTGNTVVDAVYLGRKLIAENSGLKNQLEPYGIQLKQNDKVVLITAHRRENFGSGIQNICNAVEHLANQHPDLHFIWPVHLNPAVHDVVHDKFKNHAQIHLVKPLDYPSLLAVIDRSTFILTDSGGLQEESPSFNKPVLILRDTTERPEVVEVGAGVLVGTNQQRIIEEAEKLLTDSQHYQKMAHVENPFGDGHAAQRILDEIAKTYE, from the coding sequence ATGAAAAAAATTTTTATTTCGATAGTATTTGGTACTCGTCCAGAGCTCATAAAATTGGCTCCGGTAATTTTATTAGCAAAACAAGATTCACGATTTCAGGTTGAAGTTATTTTTACGGGTCAACATGATGAGTTAGTAAGAGATGCTATTGATTTCTTTGGAGTTGAAATTGATCATCGCCTTAAAATTATGAATGCTGGACAAAGCCTCAATCAATTATTAATCCATGGCTTAACACAACTTGAAAAAGTCTATACAGATGGTCAAAAAAGAGATGCTGTAGTCATCCAAGGCGATACTACAACTGTCTTGGCTGCGGGTTTAGTCGCATTTTCAATGAGAATTCCTGTTGCGCATGTCGAAGCTGGTTTACGTTCTTACGATTTGGATCATCCATTTCCTGAAGAAGGCAACCGCCAGTTAGTTTCACGTATTACGAAATGGCATTTTGCCCCTACAGAACAGTCAAAGCGTAACTTGTTAAATGAGCAAATCCAGCCGTCATTGATTACTGTGACAGGTAATACTGTTGTAGATGCGGTGTATTTAGGACGAAAATTGATTGCTGAAAATTCTGGTTTGAAAAACCAGCTTGAGCCTTATGGTATTCAATTAAAACAAAACGATAAAGTTGTGCTCATTACAGCTCATCGCCGTGAAAACTTTGGTAGTGGTATTCAAAATATATGTAATGCGGTTGAGCATCTAGCTAATCAGCATCCTGACTTACATTTTATCTGGCCTGTTCACTTAAACCCCGCGGTTCATGATGTAGTACATGACAAGTTTAAAAATCATGCTCAAATTCATTTAGTGAAACCACTCGATTATCCAAGTTTATTGGCCGTGATCGATCGCTCTACATTTATTTTAACGGACTCAGGTGGTCTACAAGAAGAGAGCCCGTCGTTCAATAAGCCAGTATTAATTTTACGAGATACCACTGAACGACCAGAAGTGGTAGAGGTTGGAGCGGGAGTACTGGTGGGAACAAATCAACAAAGAATTATTGAAGAAGCTGAAAAACTTTTAACGGATTCACAGCATTATCAAAAAATGGCACATGTTGAAAATCCGTTTGGTGATGGGCATGCTGCTCAGCGTATATTGGATGAAATTGCTAAAACCTATGAATAA